A window of Deltaproteobacteria bacterium contains these coding sequences:
- a CDS encoding IS3 family transposase, producing the protein SIFNYIEIFYNRKRRHSTLGYLSPVSYELESMVA; encoded by the coding sequence AGTATTTTTAATTATATTGAAATATTCTATAATCGAAAGAGACGTCACTCAACACTGGGGTATCTTTCTCCAGTATCTTATGAGCTCGAATCTATGGTAGCCTAA